One part of the Sorangiineae bacterium MSr11954 genome encodes these proteins:
- a CDS encoding Uma2 family endonuclease translates to MAAGAPPIRVPYERALAAEQRLIVYGVPYARYVAIRELLEEQGLRVAYCEGAMELMSPSVDHERLKATISRFLELFALERGIAIFPLGSMTFRSEAKSRGAEPDECYFVGTDHDEVLRPFPDIAIEVSIAPGGLDKLDIYDGLGVREVWLFWEDDHDIYVRRPEGGYVRSAKSELLPALDMDLLARFARRSDRHAALLEFRDAIRLPLALRSPDARER, encoded by the coding sequence ATGGCTGCAGGGGCCCCGCCGATCCGCGTTCCGTACGAACGGGCGTTGGCCGCGGAGCAGCGACTCATCGTCTACGGCGTCCCTTATGCGCGCTACGTGGCCATTCGGGAGCTCCTGGAGGAGCAAGGCCTACGGGTGGCCTATTGCGAGGGCGCGATGGAGCTGATGAGCCCATCCGTCGATCATGAGCGTCTGAAGGCGACGATCAGCCGTTTCCTGGAGCTATTTGCGCTGGAGCGCGGCATCGCCATCTTCCCCTTGGGCTCCATGACCTTCCGCTCCGAGGCCAAATCCCGCGGGGCCGAGCCCGACGAATGCTACTTCGTCGGCACCGATCACGACGAAGTCCTCCGCCCTTTTCCGGATATCGCCATCGAGGTCAGCATCGCCCCTGGCGGTCTCGATAAACTCGATATCTACGACGGCCTGGGTGTCCGCGAAGTGTGGCTCTTCTGGGAGGACGACCACGACATCTACGTTCGCCGCCCGGAGGGTGGGTACGTCCGCTCCGCCAAGAGCGAGCTCCTCCCCGCGCTCGACATGGACCTCCTCGCGCGCTTCGCCCGCCGCTCGGACCGACATGCAGCACTGCTGGAGTTCCGCGACGCGATCCGCCTTCCTTTGGCGCTCAGGTCGCCCGATGCGCGGGAGCGTTAG
- a CDS encoding PhoX family protein: MLVAACSDDGKDGSNGAPGSPGAPGAPGAPGDKGPPGESPDGGKGGGKDDAGKPGHTFAFSPIGAVSTDADKRAVLSFATARIDGNEFNVGYQTELRSRASLAPGVFGRLVAKDGTPLTDPGDGSEVVSPSNDFSSLLPVGGKIWEITHFETTPAAMYLTELKQDYDGYLTPVSTKPIDFAGVDGLWTPCAGSVTPWGTHLGSEEYPPDDKAFQDPSITEAKKFSSSIRDMLRYWKVDATTATADEARKVFKPYNYGYAVEISVDEAGKTTVKKHPAMGRRALELAYVMPDKKTVYLTDDGTNDIFSMFVADNPGDLGAGTLYAAKWNQTSAAGAPHGTATISWIDLGHATDAELADKIATTKFADIFEAAAPKAAAPFCDAGFTSVNTDSGKQECLKLKPGMERLASRFETRRYAAYKGATSEFQKNEGITYDPDTHTLFVAHSSLSNGTESGHATADKGGPDHIKLAKNDCGAVFAFDVGADSTLHSDYVVRSAAALVEGTPLTGAAAYPAGSPYYGNTCSINGIASPDNLTFLPGYNTLIIGEDTGSGHQNDAAWAYNTATKQLTRIFSTPYGSETTGAYWFPNINGHGYLKMQIQHPYGESDEDKVPAKSPERESYTGYIGPFPALTR; this comes from the coding sequence TTGTTGGTCGCTGCCTGCAGCGACGATGGAAAGGACGGGTCCAATGGGGCGCCGGGATCTCCGGGCGCCCCGGGAGCTCCAGGAGCACCAGGGGACAAAGGACCGCCGGGCGAGAGCCCCGACGGTGGCAAAGGCGGGGGCAAGGACGACGCGGGCAAGCCCGGGCACACGTTCGCCTTCTCGCCCATCGGCGCGGTGTCGACCGACGCGGACAAGCGCGCGGTGCTCTCGTTCGCGACAGCCCGCATCGACGGCAACGAGTTCAATGTCGGATACCAGACGGAGCTTCGCTCGCGCGCGTCGCTCGCCCCCGGCGTCTTCGGGCGCCTCGTCGCCAAAGACGGCACCCCCCTCACCGATCCGGGCGACGGCTCGGAGGTGGTCTCGCCGTCGAACGACTTTTCATCGCTCCTCCCCGTGGGCGGAAAGATCTGGGAGATCACCCACTTCGAGACCACGCCCGCCGCGATGTACCTCACGGAGCTCAAACAGGACTACGACGGCTACCTCACCCCGGTGAGCACCAAGCCCATCGACTTCGCGGGCGTCGACGGTCTCTGGACCCCGTGCGCGGGCTCGGTGACCCCGTGGGGCACGCACCTCGGGAGCGAAGAGTACCCGCCCGACGACAAGGCATTCCAGGATCCGAGCATCACCGAGGCCAAGAAGTTCAGCAGCTCGATCCGGGACATGCTCCGCTACTGGAAGGTGGACGCGACCACGGCCACCGCCGACGAGGCGCGCAAGGTCTTCAAGCCGTACAACTACGGCTACGCGGTGGAGATCAGCGTCGACGAAGCCGGAAAAACGACGGTGAAGAAGCACCCGGCGATGGGGCGCCGCGCCCTCGAGCTCGCGTACGTGATGCCGGATAAAAAGACCGTGTATCTGACGGACGACGGCACCAACGATATCTTTTCGATGTTCGTCGCCGACAATCCGGGCGACCTCGGCGCCGGGACCCTCTACGCGGCCAAGTGGAACCAGACCAGCGCGGCGGGCGCTCCCCACGGGACCGCGACCATCTCCTGGATCGATCTCGGTCACGCCACCGACGCGGAGCTGGCGGACAAGATCGCCACCACCAAGTTCGCGGACATCTTCGAGGCGGCGGCGCCCAAGGCCGCAGCACCGTTCTGCGACGCGGGGTTCACCAGCGTGAACACCGACTCGGGCAAGCAAGAGTGCCTCAAGCTCAAGCCGGGCATGGAGCGGCTCGCGTCGCGCTTCGAAACGCGGCGCTATGCGGCCTACAAGGGCGCGACCTCGGAGTTCCAGAAGAACGAGGGCATCACCTACGATCCCGACACGCACACCCTCTTCGTGGCGCACAGCTCCCTCTCCAACGGCACGGAGTCGGGCCATGCCACGGCCGACAAGGGCGGGCCCGATCACATCAAGCTCGCCAAGAACGACTGCGGCGCGGTGTTCGCGTTCGACGTCGGCGCCGACTCGACCCTGCACAGCGACTATGTCGTGCGCTCGGCGGCGGCCCTGGTCGAGGGCACTCCCCTCACCGGCGCGGCGGCCTACCCCGCGGGCAGCCCGTATTACGGGAACACCTGCTCGATCAATGGAATCGCCAGCCCCGACAACCTGACATTCCTCCCGGGCTACAACACCTTGATCATCGGCGAGGACACGGGCAGCGGGCACCAAAACGACGCGGCCTGGGCCTACAACACGGCCACCAAGCAGCTGACCCGTATCTTCTCGACCCCGTATGGCTCGGAGACCACCGGCGCTTATTGGTTCCCGAACATCAATGGCCACGGGTATCTGAAGATGCAAATCCAGCATCCTTACGGCGAGTCGGACGAGGACAAAGTGCCGGCCAAATCGCCGGAGCGCGAGTCGTACACGGGCTACATCGGTCCGTTCCCCGCGCTGACGCGCTAG
- the smc gene encoding chromosome segregation protein SMC yields the protein MKIKKLEMVGFKSFVDRTVVHFDHDVMGIVGPNGCGKSNIVDAIRWCMGEQSAKHLRGKAMEDVIFSGSESRPANEFAEVTLTFENDTGDVPLEYKDFPEIAVTRRLHRNGDSDYMINKTDVRLKDVTDLFLGTGVGTKAYSIIEQGKIGLIVSAKPEDRRLLIEEAAGITKYKSKKKQAERKMEMTQQNLLRVGDIVAEIERNLGSLKRQAAKAERFIAYRREVEDLQLYEASHRYLELTGWIKLEAGEVERFLKDSEEARVALAAREAELETFRVQMHTAEEELERAQNKNFGAENEARAEEAAIARAQDKLEGLRQRDEKASAEEREVEAQWQRVVSERETVTQEVAESEGIEETHASLVGGEEDQLAELVASHNEAEQAVKSLRQRVSQAQANIASAEAKLAGTERRKSEMQTRLDKVVAERERLEGERLEQGSRTSRLEQEIADHRQGKELGAEEQVQLEARLEELKAQIASGERSLEEAKNELARKRSRLHALEDMLARLEGVGAGVKALVATKDPALCGLVADRVEAPAELTLAVAGWLGGRLHDVVVEDADRGLELLGDLAAQKKGRAVIVPRAPRRAAASTANGAGGAEGALNGFRRLVEGLRYAAEDEALVRSLFGDTLVASDIAEALRMREALGEAPVAIVTLGGTVFFPDGRIAGGTGEDVAAGMLDTKRETRELAEEVPRLEARVAELVEEHQALRIALGETQGALDSARHRAHQDELSLVRAEKDLRALEGQLETIERRLEALAIEVSDLGSALSEADDERSETQRLLDEANTLHEEGNAQLGESEALAESWRERVDMQRQVLTEKKVQLAGAREKLTAARATLSRLERSAQELEERRVRLQAEIQECARAAGETGAVLVAHREKFDAAQEIVRAAAEELARNRAEVESLRVVFGELEGLLKDLRAAADLAREELGRHEMGLRERRLAMTHLLDGVSEKFRGLELGRVVGDYHMRPPPDEETHNRISELVTLIERMGSVNLDAVREHAEAEKRFEFYSTQKADLEKALSDLQLAIQQMNKESKRLFADTFQAVKEKFEATFPVMFRGGRASLRLTNPEDMLETGIDIIAQPPGKKVSSIELMSGGEKALTAVSLIFAIFQIKPSPFCILDEVDAPLDEANVARYNEMIRNMTDRSQFILITHIKRTMQMVDVLYGVTMQESGVSRLVSVKMNESAEKRQRPGMAATEGNTAAVA from the coding sequence ATGAAGATCAAGAAGCTCGAGATGGTCGGGTTCAAGTCGTTCGTCGATCGGACCGTCGTTCATTTCGACCATGACGTGATGGGCATCGTCGGCCCGAACGGCTGCGGCAAGTCGAACATCGTCGACGCCATCCGTTGGTGCATGGGCGAGCAGTCGGCGAAGCACCTTCGCGGCAAGGCCATGGAGGACGTCATCTTCAGCGGCTCCGAGTCCCGCCCGGCCAACGAGTTCGCCGAGGTGACCCTCACCTTCGAGAACGACACCGGCGATGTCCCGCTCGAGTACAAGGACTTCCCCGAGATCGCCGTCACGCGCCGCCTGCACCGAAACGGCGACAGCGACTACATGATCAACAAGACCGACGTCCGCCTGAAGGACGTGACGGATCTCTTCCTCGGCACCGGCGTCGGCACCAAGGCGTACTCGATCATCGAGCAGGGCAAGATCGGCCTCATCGTGAGCGCGAAGCCCGAGGACCGCCGCCTCTTGATCGAGGAGGCCGCCGGGATCACCAAGTACAAGTCGAAGAAGAAGCAGGCCGAGCGCAAGATGGAGATGACGCAGCAAAACCTGCTGCGCGTCGGCGACATCGTGGCCGAGATCGAGCGCAACCTCGGCTCCCTCAAGCGCCAAGCCGCCAAGGCCGAGCGCTTCATCGCCTACCGGCGCGAGGTCGAGGATCTGCAGCTCTACGAGGCGTCGCACCGCTACCTGGAGCTCACGGGCTGGATCAAGCTCGAGGCGGGCGAGGTGGAGCGCTTCCTCAAGGACAGCGAGGAGGCGCGGGTCGCCCTCGCCGCGCGCGAAGCGGAGCTCGAGACCTTCCGCGTGCAGATGCACACCGCGGAGGAGGAGCTCGAGCGCGCGCAGAACAAGAACTTCGGCGCCGAGAACGAAGCGCGCGCCGAAGAGGCCGCGATCGCGCGCGCGCAGGACAAGCTCGAGGGGCTCCGCCAGCGCGACGAGAAGGCGTCGGCCGAGGAGCGCGAGGTCGAGGCGCAGTGGCAGCGCGTGGTCTCCGAGCGCGAGACGGTCACCCAGGAGGTGGCGGAGTCCGAGGGCATCGAGGAGACGCACGCGTCGCTGGTCGGCGGCGAAGAGGACCAACTGGCGGAGCTGGTCGCGAGCCACAACGAGGCGGAGCAGGCCGTCAAGTCGCTGCGGCAGCGGGTCTCGCAGGCGCAAGCGAACATCGCCAGCGCCGAGGCGAAGCTCGCCGGCACCGAGCGGCGCAAGTCCGAGATGCAAACGCGGCTCGACAAGGTGGTGGCCGAGCGCGAACGGCTGGAGGGCGAGCGCCTGGAGCAAGGGTCGCGCACGTCGCGGCTGGAGCAGGAGATCGCCGATCACCGGCAGGGCAAGGAGCTCGGCGCCGAGGAGCAGGTGCAGCTCGAGGCGCGGCTCGAAGAGCTCAAGGCGCAGATCGCGTCGGGCGAGCGGTCGCTGGAGGAAGCGAAGAACGAGCTCGCGCGCAAACGGTCGCGGCTCCACGCGCTCGAGGACATGTTGGCGCGGCTCGAAGGGGTGGGCGCGGGCGTGAAGGCGCTGGTCGCCACCAAAGATCCGGCCCTGTGCGGGCTGGTGGCCGATCGGGTGGAGGCGCCGGCGGAGCTCACCTTGGCGGTGGCCGGGTGGCTCGGCGGGCGGCTGCACGACGTGGTGGTCGAGGATGCGGATCGCGGGCTCGAGCTGCTCGGCGATCTCGCCGCGCAGAAGAAGGGGCGCGCGGTCATCGTCCCGCGGGCGCCGCGGCGCGCAGCCGCTTCGACGGCGAACGGCGCGGGCGGCGCCGAGGGCGCGCTGAACGGCTTCCGCCGCTTGGTCGAGGGTCTGCGCTACGCCGCCGAGGATGAAGCGCTGGTGCGCTCGCTCTTTGGCGACACCTTGGTGGCGAGCGACATCGCCGAGGCGCTCCGCATGCGCGAGGCGCTGGGCGAAGCCCCCGTCGCCATCGTGACCTTGGGCGGCACGGTGTTCTTCCCCGATGGCCGCATCGCCGGAGGCACGGGCGAGGACGTGGCCGCGGGCATGCTCGACACCAAGCGCGAGACGCGCGAGCTCGCCGAGGAGGTGCCGCGGCTCGAAGCACGCGTGGCGGAGCTGGTGGAGGAGCACCAAGCGCTCCGCATCGCCTTGGGCGAGACGCAAGGCGCGCTCGACAGCGCCCGCCATCGCGCGCACCAAGACGAGCTGTCGCTGGTGCGCGCGGAGAAGGATCTGCGCGCGCTCGAGGGGCAGCTCGAGACCATCGAGCGGCGGCTGGAGGCGCTGGCGATCGAGGTCTCCGACCTGGGCTCGGCGCTGTCCGAAGCCGACGACGAACGAAGCGAGACGCAGCGCCTGCTCGACGAGGCGAACACCCTTCACGAGGAGGGCAACGCGCAGCTGGGCGAGTCCGAGGCGCTGGCCGAGTCGTGGCGCGAGCGGGTCGACATGCAGCGGCAGGTGCTCACCGAGAAGAAGGTGCAGCTCGCGGGGGCGCGCGAAAAGCTGACGGCCGCGCGCGCGACGTTGAGCCGGCTCGAGCGAAGCGCGCAGGAGCTCGAGGAGCGCCGGGTGCGTCTGCAGGCGGAGATCCAGGAGTGCGCCAGGGCCGCGGGCGAGACGGGCGCCGTGTTGGTCGCGCACCGCGAAAAATTTGACGCCGCGCAGGAGATCGTGCGGGCGGCCGCCGAGGAGCTGGCGCGCAACCGCGCCGAGGTCGAGTCGTTGCGCGTGGTGTTCGGCGAGCTCGAGGGGCTGCTGAAGGATCTCCGCGCCGCCGCGGATCTGGCGCGCGAGGAGCTCGGGCGGCACGAAATGGGCTTGCGCGAGCGGCGCCTGGCCATGACGCACCTCCTCGATGGCGTGTCGGAGAAGTTCCGCGGGCTCGAGCTGGGGCGGGTGGTCGGCGACTACCATATGCGGCCGCCGCCGGACGAGGAGACGCACAACCGCATCTCGGAGCTGGTCACGCTCATCGAGCGCATGGGCAGCGTCAACCTCGACGCGGTGCGCGAGCACGCCGAGGCCGAGAAGCGCTTCGAGTTCTACTCGACGCAGAAGGCCGACCTGGAGAAGGCGCTGTCGGACTTGCAGCTGGCCATCCAGCAGATGAACAAAGAGTCCAAGCGCCTCTTCGCCGACACGTTCCAGGCGGTCAAAGAGAAGTTCGAGGCCACGTTCCCCGTGATGTTCCGCGGCGGCCGCGCCTCGCTCCGGCTCACCAACCCGGAGGACATGCTCGAGACGGGCATCGACATCATCGCGCAGCCGCCGGGCAAGAAGGTCTCGAGCATCGAGCTGATGAGCGGCGGCGAAAAAGCGCTCACCGCCGTCTCCCTCATCTTCGCCATCTTCCAGATCAAGCCCTCCCCCTTCTGCATCCTGGACGAGGTCGACGCCCCGCTCGACGAGGCAAATGTTGCAAGATACAACGAAATGATCCGCAACATGACGGATCGTTCGCAGTTCATCTTGATCACGCACATCAAACGAACGATGCAAATGGTCGACGTGCTCTACGGCGTGACCATGCAGGAGTCGGGCGTCTCGCGGCTGGTGAGCGTCAAGATGAACGAGTCTGCCGAGAAGCGGCAGCGGCCGGGCATGGCGGCGACCGAAGGCAATACAGCGGCCGTCGCGTAA
- a CDS encoding GGDEF domain-containing protein — MRDPEGDDFDDDAESAKTRVTHPRGQKVLGSVLAQGGCLVVIYTSDPTQLGKRFVLVNPTRIGRGEENQIVLEGDSVSRRHCVIEERNDTWWCADQRSTNGTYVNDERVVSERKLENGDRMKIGSNILKYFAGDDVEALYHEEIYRMTIIDALTGAYLKRYLLEHLEKEMGRARRHERDLSLMMFDLDHFKRINDERGHVTGDHVLKEVARLVLGRLRPSDVLARYGGEEFAVVLPETSLEAARTVAEGLRASIESASFEFQGERIPVTISCGLTLFTKTDKSAPDMIQRADERLYAAKRGGRNRVE; from the coding sequence ATGCGTGATCCGGAAGGCGACGACTTCGACGACGACGCGGAGAGCGCGAAGACACGCGTCACGCATCCCCGAGGCCAGAAGGTGCTCGGCTCGGTCTTGGCGCAAGGGGGTTGCTTGGTGGTCATCTACACCAGCGATCCCACGCAGCTCGGCAAGCGCTTCGTGCTGGTGAACCCCACGCGCATCGGGCGCGGGGAGGAGAACCAGATCGTGCTCGAGGGCGACAGCGTCTCGCGCCGCCACTGCGTCATCGAAGAACGCAACGACACCTGGTGGTGCGCCGATCAGCGCTCCACCAACGGCACGTACGTCAACGACGAGCGCGTGGTGTCCGAGCGAAAGCTGGAGAACGGCGACCGGATGAAGATCGGGTCGAACATCCTGAAGTACTTCGCGGGCGACGACGTCGAGGCGCTCTACCACGAAGAGATCTACCGGATGACCATCATCGACGCGCTCACCGGCGCCTACTTGAAGCGCTACCTGCTCGAGCACCTCGAGAAGGAGATGGGCCGCGCGCGCCGGCACGAGCGCGATCTCTCGCTGATGATGTTCGACCTCGATCACTTCAAGCGCATCAACGACGAGCGCGGACACGTCACCGGCGATCACGTGCTCAAAGAGGTGGCGCGCCTGGTCCTCGGCCGCCTGCGCCCCAGCGACGTGCTCGCCCGCTACGGCGGCGAAGAGTTCGCGGTGGTGCTCCCCGAAACGAGCCTCGAGGCCGCCCGCACCGTCGCCGAAGGCCTCCGCGCCTCCATCGAGTCCGCGTCCTTCGAGTTCCAAGGCGAGCGCATCCCCGTCACCATCTCCTGCGGCCTCACGCTCTTCACGAAGACCGACAAATCCGCCCCCGACATGATCCAACGCGCCGACGAGCGCCTCTACGCCGCCAAGCGCGGCGGCCGCAACCGGGTCGAATAG
- a CDS encoding 2OG-Fe dioxygenase family protein: MSYLEFRSYILGRLPAVLVDNLRAHFDHLEPDVVDYKNNGFHSRSRRFGAFAFTGERFEHDPALLEHFNKPKKFHAQTVARHPAPLTEASLASGVCDELLQTVLAFSPLKWGREYFFGINFVRVRANDQFMGAPAPGFHQDGYDYSCHINVARQNVSGGTSILAEEPSPDAIAVECDLKPGEFVFFNDRTMYHTASPVTPRCGGHETWRDMIIVDIVAKPLRGLVRTIPAAPELFDVAEAV, from the coding sequence ATGTCGTATCTGGAATTCCGAAGCTATATCCTCGGACGGTTACCGGCGGTGCTCGTCGATAACCTGAGAGCTCATTTCGATCATCTCGAGCCCGATGTCGTCGATTACAAGAACAACGGCTTTCATTCCCGGAGCCGCCGCTTCGGAGCGTTCGCGTTCACCGGTGAGCGCTTCGAGCACGATCCTGCGCTGCTCGAGCATTTCAACAAGCCCAAGAAGTTCCACGCGCAGACGGTCGCGAGGCATCCGGCGCCGCTCACGGAGGCCTCGCTCGCGAGCGGCGTCTGCGACGAGCTGCTCCAGACGGTGCTCGCCTTCTCGCCGCTGAAGTGGGGGCGGGAATATTTCTTCGGTATCAACTTCGTTCGCGTGCGGGCCAATGACCAATTCATGGGCGCCCCGGCGCCGGGGTTCCACCAAGACGGATACGACTATTCGTGTCACATCAACGTGGCGCGGCAGAACGTCTCGGGGGGGACCAGCATCCTGGCCGAGGAGCCGAGCCCGGACGCCATCGCCGTGGAGTGCGATTTGAAGCCGGGCGAGTTCGTCTTTTTCAATGATCGAACCATGTATCATACGGCATCGCCCGTTACGCCGCGCTGTGGCGGGCACGAAACCTGGCGCGACATGATCATCGTCGACATCGTCGCGAAGCCGCTGCGCGGATTGGTCCGCACGATCCCCGCGGCCCCCGAGCTCTTCGACGTGGCCGAGGCCGTATAA
- a CDS encoding type 1 glutamine amidotransferase produces the protein MRVALLKADYVNADLIGAHGDLPDMFRRFLGGDVAIDVYEVRFGALPDPRRYDACLITGSRHSVDDDCDWIRALLAFLRKAADSGARLIGFCFGHQALAKALGGRVGKGPSGWNVGLWPVAIQEHPAWMREAAGAGAGEAAGDRPGSVRPEIFSLFNHREQVLALPSEARIIASTERCPVQAFVLDDQTRQVLGIQFHPEYTLSYQEAIMAVPKTMPRTVFDDAIQRNRTLTRTDGIVREWVLRFAGAPRVREIPSAVPMRGSR, from the coding sequence GTGCGGGTCGCGCTCCTGAAAGCCGATTACGTCAATGCAGACTTGATTGGCGCGCACGGTGATTTGCCCGATATGTTTCGAAGGTTTCTCGGGGGCGACGTCGCCATCGACGTGTACGAGGTCCGCTTCGGCGCGCTGCCCGATCCCCGCCGCTACGACGCTTGCCTGATCACGGGCAGCCGGCACTCGGTCGACGACGACTGCGATTGGATTCGCGCGCTGCTGGCGTTCTTGCGCAAAGCCGCAGATTCGGGAGCACGGTTGATCGGGTTTTGCTTTGGCCACCAAGCCCTGGCCAAGGCGCTCGGCGGCCGGGTTGGAAAAGGGCCCTCGGGCTGGAACGTCGGGCTCTGGCCAGTGGCGATCCAGGAGCACCCGGCGTGGATGCGCGAGGCCGCGGGCGCGGGCGCCGGGGAGGCCGCCGGCGATCGGCCGGGCTCGGTTCGACCCGAAATATTTTCGCTGTTCAACCATCGGGAACAGGTGCTCGCCTTACCCTCGGAGGCGCGTATCATCGCCAGCACGGAGCGCTGCCCCGTGCAGGCGTTCGTTTTGGACGATCAAACGAGACAGGTGTTGGGCATCCAGTTTCATCCCGAGTACACGTTGTCTTACCAGGAGGCGATCATGGCCGTACCCAAGACGATGCCGCGGACGGTGTTCGACGACGCCATCCAGCGCAATCGAACGCTCACACGCACGGATGGTATCGTCCGCGAGTGGGTCCTGCGCTTTGCGGGCGCGCCGCGCGTGCGGGAGATCCCGAGCGCGGTGCCGATGCGAGGTAGCCGATGA